In Geminocystis sp. NIES-3708, a single window of DNA contains:
- a CDS encoding pseudouridine synthase, protein MSERIQKILREWGIASRREAETMITQRRVKVNGVITQLGDKADAVKDKIEVDGKILTNDYRPRLIYLLLNKPKGYISTCDDPQGRKTVMDLLPSHLKSGKGIHPVGRLDRNSTGALLLTNDGSLTLSLTHPRYHLPKTYLVTLEGNIPNQIIQQWSEGFMWEGKQTLPTEIIINKRSGNQTQMEIMLWEGRNRQIRRIAELFGYPVFSLHRKAIGSIKIASLSSGKYRNLTMQEISDLKKTVKAISKN, encoded by the coding sequence ATGTCAGAAAGAATCCAAAAAATTTTAAGAGAATGGGGAATTGCCTCCCGTCGAGAAGCCGAAACCATGATTACCCAAAGAAGAGTAAAAGTCAATGGTGTTATAACTCAATTGGGTGACAAAGCCGATGCGGTAAAAGATAAAATAGAGGTAGATGGTAAAATATTAACTAATGACTATCGTCCTCGATTAATTTATTTACTTTTAAATAAGCCAAAAGGGTATATTAGTACTTGTGATGATCCTCAAGGAAGAAAAACTGTAATGGATTTGCTGCCATCTCATTTAAAATCAGGAAAAGGAATACATCCAGTTGGCAGACTTGATCGTAATTCTACAGGTGCATTATTATTAACTAATGATGGTTCATTAACCCTTAGTTTAACGCATCCTCGTTATCATCTCCCTAAAACTTATCTTGTCACCCTAGAAGGTAATATACCAAATCAAATTATACAGCAATGGTCAGAAGGATTTATGTGGGAAGGAAAACAAACCTTACCTACAGAAATTATTATTAATAAAAGAAGTGGTAACCAAACACAGATGGAAATTATGCTATGGGAAGGGCGTAATCGTCAAATTCGGAGAATAGCAGAATTATTTGGTTATCCTGTATTTAGTTTACATCGAAAAGCCATTGGCTCAATTAAAATAGCTTCTTTATCTTCTGGAAAATATCGAAATTTAACCATGCAAGAAATTTCTGATTTAAAAAAAACTGTTAAAGCCATATCTAAAAATTAA
- a CDS encoding DUF2993 domain-containing protein, whose amino-acid sequence MAIKNKSEIISHILTPAIKFWLRSQLQAVEDLNIEIHGGDKQILTGKIDQVSLQTKKAIYQGIHVSKAAVNTKNIAINLGGILRGKPLKLLQPIFVNGEIILTLDDIQTSLNSNLLHQGLIDLVHLLLEHEKIDNFEQILSKYEFDWQDIILHDDKFILKAILTNNQRENADLILTSSLTLKDDHTLLFNPIEIDKIPDLETIVINNFEVDLGNDVALAQLTLNSDKLSCFGKIKIISE is encoded by the coding sequence ATGGCTATTAAAAATAAATCGGAAATTATTTCTCATATTCTCACTCCTGCGATCAAATTTTGGTTGCGATCGCAGTTACAAGCTGTAGAAGATTTAAACATAGAAATTCATGGAGGGGATAAACAAATATTAACAGGAAAAATCGATCAGGTTTCTTTGCAAACGAAAAAAGCTATTTATCAGGGAATTCATGTGAGTAAAGCCGCCGTTAATACGAAAAATATTGCCATAAATTTAGGAGGTATATTAAGGGGAAAACCTTTAAAATTATTGCAACCAATATTTGTTAATGGAGAAATAATTTTAACCTTAGATGATATTCAAACTTCTCTTAATTCGAATCTTTTACATCAAGGATTAATTGACTTAGTTCATTTATTATTAGAGCATGAAAAAATAGACAATTTTGAGCAAATATTGAGCAAATATGAGTTTGATTGGCAAGATATAATTTTACACGATGATAAATTTATTTTAAAAGCTATATTGACGAATAATCAACGGGAAAATGCCGATTTAATCTTAACTTCTAGCTTAACTTTAAAAGATGATCATACTTTACTATTTAATCCCATAGAAATTGACAAAATTCCTGATTTAGAAACGATTGTTATTAATAATTTTGAAGTAGATTTAGGCAATGATGTAGCTTTGGCACAACTAACCTTAAATTCTGATAAATTATCTTGTTTTGGCAAAATAAAAATAATAAGTGAATAA
- a CDS encoding hybrid sensor histidine kinase/response regulator, which yields MKIPNLTKVIHQLPLQTVLVTSFVTQIIITVGIVGYLSIKNSEKIVTEMINNLSEEIGNQVIQNLDSYLTLPQQINQDNLRLVKSNFLTFNNLDKWENHLWRQIQDFPDIAFIAVVNPKGEYRAGERLENNQFTINIVSPKNNFTFESFNTNKLGEKTTLFQSLPDKDIRKQVWYQQAINTGKSTWSDLHISYLEPLLLISNLQPVDVDNNGIFDGFLNATIKLDHISKFLKDLQISPSSQIFIVNNEGELIANSTGEIPFNFSEKTLTLAKNSNDSLTRFITESLSLKITNLQEIKNNKKFIFTLDNENYFTQVIRYQDYLGLDWFVVVVIPQSDFMASINANTKHTILLSLLGVLISIIIGYLISRWLAKPIQELATASYDFSQGNLQTRVKIQGVKELTNLSMTFNYMADELLTSLNSLEKINNELENRVLERTQQLTEAKDKAEVANHAKSTFLANMSHELRTPLNAILGFAQLMMRSQTLPPQDREKISIINRSGEYLLTLINNILDLAKIEAGKTSFNPHNFDLYRLLDELEDFLRLNAEQKALQLIFERHPDTPQYIYTDSVKLRQVLINLLSNALKFTKEGGVSVFVTPENSSLFTKETMEDNSDKINLIFEVSDTGAGIEAKDLQELFKAFHQTDTGKNSQEGTGLGLVISRKFITLMGGDITVNSEVGVGTTFIFNIIAQKVDSLSIEKESIVSRVIGLQPHDNKYRILVVDDKEVNCQLLNSLLTPIGFEVKEAYNGQQAVKIWKEWQPHLIFMDMRMPVMDGYEATQIIKSEIKGNATAVIALTASVLEEEKVICLSAGCDDFLRKPFRQEAIFNAIEKHLGVEYIYEEDSSSPMVKNNKILTSESLKIMPETWLEEMYQATLILDEEKVMSLITEISENHKHIADSLQELVNNFQLEEIAKLINNEK from the coding sequence ATGAAGATACCAAATTTGACTAAAGTTATTCATCAATTACCATTACAAACAGTTTTAGTAACTTCTTTCGTCACCCAGATTATTATTACTGTTGGTATAGTCGGTTATTTATCTATTAAAAATAGTGAAAAAATTGTTACTGAAATGATTAATAACTTAAGTGAAGAGATAGGTAATCAAGTTATTCAAAATTTAGATTCTTATTTAACTTTACCGCAACAAATTAACCAAGATAATTTAAGATTAGTTAAATCAAATTTTCTAACATTTAATAATCTTGATAAATGGGAAAATCATTTATGGAGACAAATACAAGATTTTCCTGATATAGCTTTTATTGCTGTTGTTAATCCAAAGGGTGAATATCGTGCAGGAGAAAGATTAGAAAATAATCAATTTACTATTAATATTGTATCACCAAAAAATAATTTTACTTTTGAATCTTTTAATACTAATAAATTAGGAGAAAAAACCACCCTTTTTCAAAGTCTTCCTGATAAAGATATTAGAAAACAAGTATGGTATCAACAAGCAATAAATACAGGCAAAAGTACTTGGAGTGATTTACACATTTCTTACTTAGAGCCTCTTTTATTAATTTCTAATTTACAACCTGTTGATGTAGATAATAATGGTATTTTTGATGGTTTTTTAAATGCAACCATTAAACTAGATCACATTAGCAAATTTTTAAAAGATTTACAAATTAGTCCATCATCCCAAATATTCATCGTGAATAATGAAGGTGAATTAATTGCTAATTCGACAGGTGAAATTCCTTTTAATTTTAGCGAAAAAACTCTAACTTTAGCTAAAAATAGCAATGATAGTTTAACTCGTTTTATTACTGAATCTTTATCCTTAAAAATCACTAACTTACAAGAAATTAAAAATAATAAAAAGTTCATTTTTACCCTCGATAATGAAAACTATTTTACCCAGGTAATCCGCTATCAAGATTATTTAGGTTTAGATTGGTTTGTGGTTGTGGTTATCCCTCAGTCAGATTTTATGGCTTCAATTAATGCTAATACTAAACATACTATTCTTCTTAGTCTTTTAGGTGTTTTGATTTCTATCATTATTGGTTATCTAATTTCTCGTTGGTTAGCTAAACCCATTCAAGAATTAGCCACTGCTAGTTATGATTTTTCTCAAGGAAATTTACAAACTAGAGTTAAAATTCAAGGTGTCAAAGAGTTAACTAATTTGTCCATGACTTTTAATTATATGGCTGATGAATTATTGACTTCTTTAAACAGTTTAGAAAAAATTAATAATGAGTTAGAAAATCGAGTTTTAGAGCGCACTCAACAACTAACAGAAGCTAAAGACAAAGCTGAAGTTGCCAATCATGCTAAAAGTACTTTTTTAGCTAATATGAGTCACGAATTACGCACTCCTTTAAATGCTATTCTTGGTTTTGCTCAATTGATGATGCGATCGCAAACATTGCCACCACAAGATCGAGAAAAAATTAGTATTATTAACCGTAGTGGAGAATATTTACTAACGTTGATTAATAATATTTTAGATTTAGCTAAAATAGAGGCAGGAAAAACCTCTTTTAATCCCCATAATTTTGACCTTTATCGCCTGTTAGATGAATTAGAAGACTTTTTAAGACTAAATGCCGAACAAAAAGCGTTACAGCTTATTTTCGAGCGACATCCAGACACGCCTCAATATATTTATACAGATTCAGTTAAACTCCGACAAGTATTAATCAATCTTCTGAGTAACGCCTTAAAATTCACCAAAGAAGGAGGAGTCAGTGTTTTTGTCACTCCCGAAAACTCTTCTCTTTTCACCAAAGAGACAATGGAAGATAACAGCGATAAAATTAACCTCATCTTTGAAGTTAGCGACACGGGTGCAGGAATAGAAGCTAAAGACTTACAAGAATTATTCAAAGCCTTTCATCAAACTGATACAGGAAAAAACTCCCAAGAAGGCACAGGTTTAGGTTTAGTCATCAGTCGTAAATTCATTACGTTAATGGGGGGAGACATCACCGTCAACAGCGAAGTAGGAGTTGGCACGACTTTTATATTTAATATTATTGCTCAAAAAGTTGATAGTCTATCCATAGAAAAGGAATCCATCGTTAGTCGAGTTATTGGCTTACAACCCCATGACAATAAATATCGTATTTTAGTCGTCGATGATAAAGAAGTCAATTGTCAACTATTAAATAGCTTATTAACCCCCATCGGTTTTGAAGTGAAAGAAGCCTATAATGGGCAACAAGCCGTGAAAATTTGGAAAGAATGGCAACCTCATCTAATTTTTATGGATATGCGAATGCCTGTGATGGATGGTTATGAAGCGACTCAAATAATTAAAAGTGAAATAAAAGGGAATGCAACGGCGGTAATTGCCTTAACTGCTAGTGTTTTAGAGGAAGAAAAAGTAATTTGTTTATCAGCAGGATGTGATGATTTTTTACGGAAACCTTTTCGACAAGAAGCCATTTTTAACGCAATAGAAAAACACTTAGGAGTAGAATATATTTATGAGGAGGATTCGTCATCTCCTATGGTAAAAAATAATAAAATTTTAACCAGTGAAAGCCTTAAAATAATGCCTGAAACTTGGTTGGAAGAAATGTATCAAGCCACATTAATTTTAGATGAGGAAAAAGTTATGAGTTTAATCACAGAAATTTCTGAAAATCATAAACATATCGCTGATAGTTTACAAGAATTAGTTAACAATTTTCAACTGGAAGAAATTGCAAAACTAATTAACAATGAAAAATAG
- a CDS encoding response regulator, translated as MNNNNNSDNKGDILIVDDLPDNLRVLSQILVEKNYHVRKAINGKTAIRAAQLAIPDLILLDIKMPEMDGYEVCKYLKLDEITADIPIIFISALDDTIDKIKAFEVGGVDYITKPFQVEEVIARIESQLTIQRQKKQLKKEIEQRKYTEEILHQSRSVLSSVLNSSLDGIAAIEALRDNNTGEIIDFRCLIVNPVIARAFGKNKTDLIGKIGIKQIFNKINDKVFYSLIEVVETGKSFSQDVYYKYNSLKYWFHLTVVKLGDGLSLTVRNITTRKETELELQKINQDLETFSYSIAHDLRNYINNINVSSCLLKEEIEATPNVSEDQLELINIINDSCERTINVLEGITELSRLKYEPIKPTSFNLSQLTKEIFTYLQSSQPKRKIEFIIQEDITVTADIKLLNVALENLIKNAWKYTQQTPEPKIEFGEIKYNTKLWEEKIKLTNISLTEIIEKNIYFIKDNGIGFDDQNIDKLFTPFKKLHQDSQFEGTGIGLSIVKRIIELHDGIIWAESELNKGSTFYFILSQE; from the coding sequence ATGAATAATAACAATAATAGTGATAATAAAGGAGATATTTTAATAGTAGATGATTTACCTGATAACTTACGAGTACTTTCGCAAATTTTAGTCGAAAAAAACTATCATGTTAGAAAAGCAATTAACGGAAAAACTGCTATTCGAGCCGCACAATTAGCAATACCAGATTTGATTCTTTTAGATATAAAAATGCCTGAAATGGATGGTTATGAAGTGTGCAAATATCTTAAATTAGATGAAATTACCGCAGATATTCCCATTATTTTTATCAGTGCTTTAGATGATACTATCGATAAAATAAAAGCCTTTGAAGTTGGGGGAGTTGACTATATAACTAAACCTTTTCAAGTAGAAGAAGTTATAGCCAGAATTGAAAGTCAATTAACCATTCAGCGACAAAAAAAACAATTAAAAAAAGAAATTGAACAACGTAAATATACTGAAGAAATTTTACATCAATCAAGATCTGTATTGTCAAGTGTTTTAAATAGCTCTCTGGATGGCATCGCCGCCATAGAAGCTTTAAGAGATAATAATACTGGAGAGATTATTGATTTTCGTTGTTTAATAGTTAACCCCGTAATTGCAAGGGCATTTGGCAAAAATAAAACTGATTTAATCGGTAAAATTGGTATTAAACAAATTTTTAATAAAATTAATGACAAAGTTTTTTATTCTTTAATTGAAGTGGTAGAAACAGGAAAATCTTTTTCTCAAGATGTTTATTATAAATATAATTCTTTAAAATATTGGTTTCATTTAACTGTGGTAAAATTAGGAGACGGTTTATCTCTTACTGTCAGAAATATTACCACCAGAAAAGAAACAGAATTAGAGCTACAAAAAATCAATCAAGATTTAGAAACTTTTTCTTATAGTATAGCTCACGATTTACGCAATTATATTAATAATATAAACGTTTCTAGTTGTTTATTAAAAGAGGAAATAGAAGCTACTCCTAATGTATCAGAAGATCAGTTAGAGTTAATTAATATTATTAATGATTCTTGCGAAAGAACTATTAATGTTTTAGAAGGAATTACTGAGTTATCAAGGTTAAAATATGAGCCTATTAAACCAACTTCTTTTAATCTTTCTCAATTAACTAAAGAAATTTTTACTTATTTACAAAGTAGTCAACCTAAGAGAAAAATAGAGTTCATTATTCAAGAAGATATAACCGTAACTGCAGATATTAAACTATTAAATGTTGCCCTTGAAAATTTAATCAAAAATGCGTGGAAATATACCCAACAAACACCAGAACCAAAAATTGAATTTGGAGAAATCAAATATAATACTAAACTATGGGAAGAAAAAATTAAATTAACGAATATTTCCTTAACAGAAATAATAGAAAAAAATATTTATTTTATTAAAGATAATGGTATTGGCTTTGATGATCAAAATATAGATAAACTATTTACCCCTTTTAAAAAATTACATCAAGATTCTCAATTTGAAGGCACAGGAATTGGTTTATCTATTGTTAAAAGAATTATTGAACTTCATGATGGCATTATTTGGGCAGAATCAGAATTAAATAAAGGCTCTACTTTTTATTTTATTTTAAGTCAAGAATAA
- the rsmG gene encoding 16S rRNA (guanine(527)-N(7))-methyltransferase RsmG, with protein sequence MNENSLLPIYQELWQTTTNWTPSIEQLNLFQELYNEILIINRHLNLTRITTSEEFWEKNLWDSLAPILEHNLKDKKVIDIGTGGGFPGLPIAIIFPEAKLTLMDSVAKKIKFINEFSHKLNLKNIETLVNRAEIIGQDQNYRKQYDFALIRAVAEISVCLEYSLPLLKLGGIAILYRGNLTQEEKEITEKIAHKLGGKIVKITNKNTPIQDHIRHCIYIEKVKLTPKKYPREVGKPTKLPL encoded by the coding sequence ATGAACGAAAATAGTCTATTACCAATCTATCAAGAATTATGGCAAACCACTACTAATTGGACACCATCTATAGAACAATTAAACTTATTTCAAGAATTATATAATGAAATATTAATTATTAATCGACACTTGAATTTAACTAGAATTACTACTTCGGAAGAATTTTGGGAAAAAAATTTATGGGATTCTTTAGCACCGATTTTAGAACATAATTTAAAGGATAAAAAAGTTATTGATATTGGCACAGGAGGAGGTTTCCCTGGATTACCAATTGCGATAATTTTTCCAGAAGCAAAGTTAACATTAATGGATTCTGTGGCAAAAAAAATTAAATTTATTAATGAGTTTTCTCACAAGTTAAATTTGAAAAATATTGAAACTTTAGTTAATAGAGCCGAAATTATTGGACAAGATCAAAATTATCGAAAACAATATGATTTTGCTCTAATTAGAGCAGTAGCGGAAATATCAGTTTGTTTAGAGTATAGTTTACCTTTACTAAAGCTTGGAGGAATTGCGATTTTATATCGTGGAAATTTAACACAAGAAGAAAAAGAAATAACTGAAAAAATTGCTCATAAATTAGGAGGAAAAATTGTTAAAATAACTAATAAAAATACACCTATTCAAGATCATATTCGTCACTGTATTTATATCGAAAAAGTGAAATTAACTCCTAAAAAATATCCCAGAGAAGTGGGTAAACCAACGAAATTACCTTTATGA
- the hemB gene encoding porphobilinogen synthase, which yields MFPISRPRRLRQNLQLRRMVQETVLTANDLIYPLFAVPGNAIAKEVKSMPGVYQLSVDKIVEEAKEVYDLGIPAIILFGIPTDKDNDATGAWHDCGIVQKAATAVKEALPDLIVIADTCLCEYTPHGHCGYLEVGDLAGRVLNDPTLELLKKTAVSQAKAGADIIAPSGMMDGFVTSIREALDEAGFENTPILSYAAKYASAYYGPFRDAAESAPSHGDRRTYQMNPANALEALKEVELDIAEGADMLMVKPALSYMDIIWRVKEITNLPVAAYNVSGEYSMVKAAALNGWIDEKKVTLETLMSFKRAGADLILTYHAKDAVRWLNEVSF from the coding sequence ATGTTCCCTATTAGTCGTCCTCGTCGTTTGCGTCAAAATCTTCAACTAAGACGCATGGTGCAAGAAACCGTCTTGACTGCCAATGATTTAATTTACCCTTTATTTGCTGTGCCGGGTAATGCCATCGCCAAGGAAGTAAAATCCATGCCGGGTGTTTACCAACTATCGGTAGATAAAATCGTTGAAGAAGCTAAAGAAGTCTATGATTTAGGCATTCCTGCTATTATTTTATTTGGTATTCCTACAGATAAAGATAATGATGCCACTGGTGCATGGCATGATTGCGGAATTGTCCAAAAAGCAGCTACGGCAGTAAAAGAAGCTTTACCAGATTTGATTGTTATTGCTGATACCTGTCTTTGTGAATATACTCCTCATGGCCATTGTGGTTACTTAGAAGTTGGGGATTTAGCGGGAAGAGTCTTAAATGATCCGACTCTCGAATTACTCAAAAAAACTGCGGTTTCTCAAGCCAAAGCTGGTGCTGATATTATCGCCCCTTCAGGCATGATGGATGGTTTTGTTACTTCTATTCGTGAAGCTTTAGACGAAGCAGGTTTTGAAAATACTCCCATTCTTTCCTATGCCGCTAAATATGCTTCTGCTTATTATGGACCATTTCGTGATGCGGCAGAATCAGCCCCTAGTCATGGCGATCGCCGAACCTACCAGATGAATCCTGCTAATGCCCTGGAAGCCTTAAAAGAAGTGGAATTAGACATCGCTGAGGGTGCAGATATGTTAATGGTAAAACCTGCTTTATCCTATATGGATATAATTTGGCGTGTTAAAGAAATCACAAATTTACCCGTAGCGGCTTATAACGTATCAGGAGAATATTCTATGGTGAAAGCCGCCGCCCTTAACGGTTGGATTGACGAGAAAAAAGTGACTCTTGAAACCTTAATGAGTTTTAAACGTGCTGGTGCAGACTTGATTTTAACCTATCATGCCAAAGATGCTGTGCGTTGGCTAAATGAAGTCAGTTTTTAA
- a CDS encoding MgPME-cyclase complex family protein: MTTYYYLVASEKFLTSDSENLHEIIDEKHRFYKDNNKEIDFWFIKQPAFLDAPEFKEIKAKCPQPSAAVISLNKQWITFLKLRLEYVITGEFNAPSDTIPDAIASLTVAV, encoded by the coding sequence ATGACTACTTATTATTATCTTGTAGCTAGTGAAAAATTTTTGACCAGTGATAGTGAAAATTTACATGAAATTATAGACGAAAAACACAGGTTTTATAAGGATAACAATAAAGAAATTGACTTTTGGTTTATCAAACAACCTGCATTTTTAGATGCTCCAGAATTCAAAGAAATTAAGGCGAAATGTCCTCAACCCTCTGCAGCAGTTATTTCTCTAAATAAGCAATGGATTACTTTTTTAAAATTGCGTTTAGAATATGTTATTACTGGTGAATTTAATGCTCCTTCTGACACTATTCCCGATGCCATCGCATCTTTAACTGTCGCTGTTTAA
- a CDS encoding pyridoxine 5'-phosphate synthase codes for MLTLGVNIDHVATIRQARRTVEPDPVSAAVLAELGGADGITTHLREDRRHIQDRDVRILRETVRTHLNLEMAATDEMIAIALDIKPDYVTLVPEKREEVTTEGGIDIVKNLDKFIAVVDKLQSADIPVSWFIDADEKQIEAAAKTQAKFIELHTGKYADALNGEAIQKEFIALQKGTQQALELGLRVNAGHGLTYWNVYPVACIEGMEELNIGHSIISRAVLVGLERAVKEMKLAMKNQL; via the coding sequence TTGTTAACACTAGGGGTTAATATTGACCATGTAGCGACTATTCGTCAAGCCAGACGTACCGTTGAACCAGATCCGGTTTCTGCCGCCGTTTTGGCTGAGTTAGGCGGTGCTGACGGCATTACTACTCATTTACGGGAAGATAGACGACATATTCAAGATCGAGATGTGCGTATTTTAAGAGAAACTGTACGTACTCATCTCAACTTGGAAATGGCGGCTACAGATGAAATGATTGCCATCGCTCTTGATATTAAACCTGATTATGTTACATTAGTACCTGAAAAAAGGGAAGAAGTGACGACTGAAGGTGGCATCGATATTGTTAAAAATCTGGATAAATTTATCGCCGTTGTAGATAAATTGCAGTCTGCGGATATTCCTGTTAGTTGGTTTATTGATGCTGATGAAAAACAAATTGAAGCCGCCGCTAAAACTCAAGCTAAATTCATCGAGTTACATACAGGCAAATATGCCGATGCACTAAATGGTGAAGCAATCCAGAAAGAATTTATTGCTTTACAAAAAGGTACTCAACAGGCTTTAGAATTAGGTTTGAGGGTAAATGCTGGTCATGGTTTAACCTATTGGAATGTTTATCCTGTGGCTTGTATTGAAGGTATGGAAGAGTTAAACATCGGTCATAGTATAATTAGTAGAGCAGTGTTAGTTGGTTTAGAGCGTGCTGTTAAAGAAATGAAATTAGCAATGAAAAATCAACTATAA
- a CDS encoding NAD(P)H-quinone oxidoreductase subunit H produces MAKIETRTEPMVLNMGPHHPSMHGVLRLIVTLDGEDVVDCEPVIGYLHRGMEKIAENRTNVMYVPYVSRWDYAAGMFNEAITVNAPEKLANITVPKRAQYIRVIMLELNRIANHLLWLGPFLADVGAQTPFFYIFREREMIYDLWESATGMRLINNNYFRIGGVAVDLPYGWVDKCEDFCDYFLPKVDEYEKLITNNPIFRKRVEGLGTITREQAINWGLSGPMLRASGVQWDLRKVDHYECYDDFDWDVQWETEGDCFARYIIRIREMRESVKIIRQALKGIPGGAYENLEAKRLQEGKKSEWNNFDYQYIAKKVAPTFKIPAGEHYVRLESGKGELGIFIVGNDDVFPWRWKIRAPDFNNLQILPHLLRGVKVADIMAILGSIDVIMGSVDR; encoded by the coding sequence ATGGCTAAAATAGAAACTAGAACAGAACCTATGGTACTAAACATGGGTCCTCATCATCCCTCTATGCACGGGGTTTTGAGACTCATTGTCACCCTTGATGGTGAAGACGTAGTGGATTGTGAGCCTGTCATTGGTTATTTACATCGAGGCATGGAAAAAATCGCCGAAAATCGTACTAATGTAATGTATGTACCTTATGTTAGTCGTTGGGATTACGCTGCGGGAATGTTTAATGAAGCCATTACGGTAAATGCACCAGAAAAATTAGCGAATATAACAGTGCCAAAACGAGCTCAATATATTCGAGTGATTATGTTAGAGTTAAATCGTATCGCTAATCATTTACTATGGCTAGGTCCATTTTTAGCAGATGTTGGTGCACAAACTCCCTTTTTCTATATCTTCCGTGAAAGAGAGATGATTTATGATTTGTGGGAATCAGCTACAGGGATGCGCTTAATCAATAATAATTATTTCCGTATCGGTGGCGTTGCCGTTGATTTACCTTACGGTTGGGTAGATAAATGTGAAGATTTCTGCGATTATTTTTTACCCAAAGTTGATGAGTATGAGAAGCTAATTACGAATAACCCCATTTTTCGTAAGCGAGTTGAAGGTTTAGGCACTATAACTCGTGAACAAGCTATTAACTGGGGCTTATCTGGTCCAATGTTACGGGCTTCTGGGGTACAATGGGATTTACGTAAAGTAGATCATTATGAATGTTATGATGATTTTGACTGGGATGTACAATGGGAAACCGAAGGTGATTGTTTTGCCCGTTATATCATTCGTATTCGGGAAATGCGTGAATCAGTAAAAATTATTCGTCAGGCTTTAAAAGGCATACCCGGTGGTGCTTACGAAAATTTAGAGGCAAAAAGACTTCAAGAAGGAAAAAAATCTGAATGGAATAACTTTGATTATCAATATATTGCTAAAAAAGTTGCCCCTACTTTTAAAATACCTGCAGGAGAGCATTATGTGCGTCTTGAAAGCGGTAAAGGTGAATTAGGAATATTTATTGTGGGTAATGATGATGTTTTCCCTTGGCGTTGGAAAATTCGTGCACCTGATTTCAATAATTTACAAATCCTTCCTCATCTACTTCGAGGTGTTAAAGTTGCTGATATTATGGCAATTCTTGGGAGTATTGATGTAATTATGGGTTCGGTTGATAGATAA